Proteins from one Mytilus galloprovincialis chromosome 11, xbMytGall1.hap1.1, whole genome shotgun sequence genomic window:
- the LOC143051569 gene encoding disintegrin and metalloproteinase domain-containing protein 10-like isoform X2 encodes MKSTWIYILFQSLVSVYQTEQKSLDTYIKHYEELDYSTTDLHQSHLRTKRSLSDKKLRFRFNAFKRDFNLVLEPDKSVFTKDAWLDKHGPLDTSHIYRGTEEGTGGSSVFGYIVDGHFRGSVRIPEDTTYHIEPVKRFIGRVKELPKSHTIIYKEEHIDLDPHRLRREAENAIASCGNGNRQVHEWMETVANSADTENYRVRRSYSDDKEAFSYHNKYSEVLNREKRAPLGDKNACFLFMQADPKLFNKINSAYNNEVLAKEDIVGTFASHVDAINTIYSNTVFKTFDDSIEYKGVRFKIQRTKIMTDTSEKCGTSQAKTLCSDNIDVSNFLNENSLINHSAFCLAYIFTYRDFTQGTLGLAWVGSSGQASGGICEKYKSFPEGGKQVMKSLNTGIVTLVNYGDDVAPRVSQLTFAHEVGHNFGSPHDNGQLCAPYGTSASDAGQGNYIMYASATKGNQPHNDEFSPCSKDNMTRVMDAVFNRRYGKENCFQNDDAAFCGNSIVEAGEECDCGYAEDCTDKCCAGRDSNGNGCTLMAGSSCSPSQGGCCDPETCKPVTDARQCRPETDCAAASNCSGGATCPNSTAVPDYVTYCNDYSKVCVQGLCTGSLCSKVDYTTQNKVTWVECFVEAKGDTVADKETQCLLGCKVNNTDPCHSSEGDAAVKAGPFYRLIEEIRTKKQDLAYKVELPAGSPCNNYQGYCDVFKRCRGVDAEGPLSRLKNLLFSTETFTNIKDWITEYWWAVILIAIGLILFMGLFIKVCAVHTPSSNPKAPPAQSWGDTLRRRRSHPRNRQQQNAGYSQEPLRQQHVPLVDYK; translated from the exons AACAGAAATCCTTAGACACATATATAAAACATTATGAAGAGTTAGATTACAGTACAACAGATCTTCATCAATCACATCTACGTACGAAGCGATCATTAAGTGATAAAAAGTTGAGATTTAGATTCAATGCTTTCAAAAG AGATTTTAATTTAGTATTAGAGCCAGACAAGTCAGTTTTTACAAAAGATGCCTGGTTAGACAAGCATGGTCCTTTAGATACATCACATATATACAGAGGAACAGAGGAGG ggACAGGAGGCAGCAGTGTATTTGGTTACATTGTAGACGGACATTTTCGTGGGTCCGTCAGAATTCCAGAGGACACTACATATCATATAGAACCTGTTAAACGATTTATTGGTAGAGTCAAGGAGCTTCCTAAATCACATACTATTATTTATAAGGAGGAACATATAGATTTAGACCCACACAG gtTAAGAAGAGAAGCAGAAAATGCCATTGCATCTTGTGGAAATGGTAACAGACAAGTTCATGAATGGATGGAAACTGTGGCTAATTCAGCTGACACAGAAAACTACAGAGTCAGAAGG tcatacTCTGATGATAAGGAGGCATTTTCATACCATAACAAATATTCTGAAGTTCTAAACAGAGAGAAGCGTGCACCACTTGGCGATAAAAATGCATGCTTTCTGTTCATGCAGGCAGATCCAAAATTATTCAACAAGATAAATTCAGCTTATAAT AATGAGGTATTGGCTAAAGAAGATATAGTAGGAACTTTTGCTTCACATGTTGATGCAATTAATACAATCTATTCAAACacagtatttaaaacatttgacgACTCAATAGAATACAAAGGAGTCAGATTTAAAATCCAGAGAACTAAG ATAATGACTGATACATCAGAAAAGTGTGGAACATCCCAAGCAAAAACCCTGTGTAGCGACAACATTGACGTCAGTAACTTCCTGAATGAAAACTCACTTATTAATCATTCTGCTTTCTGTTTGGCATATATCTTTACATACAGAGACTTTACACAGGGAACACTAGGACTTGCTTGGGTTGGATCTTCTGGAC AGGCTTCTGGAGGTATTTGTGAGAAGTACAAGTCATTTCCTGAAGGTGGTAAACAAGTTATGAAGTCTCTGAACACTGGTATTGTGACTCTGGTGAATTATGGAGATGATGTAGCTCCACGTGTATCACAGCTAACATTCGCACATGAAGTTGGTCATAACTTTGGATCACCt CATGACAATGGACAGCTATGTGCCCCTTATGGTACCAGTGCATCAGATGCTGGCCAAGGTAACTACATCATGTATGCCTCGGCTACAAAGGGAAACCAGCCACATAACGATGAATTCTCGCCTTGTAGTAAAGACAACATGACCAGGGTTATGGATGCTGTGTTTAATAGAAGATATGGGAAAGAAAACTGCTTCCAAA atgaTGATGCAGCATTCTGTGGTAACAGTATTGTTGAAGCTGGAGAAGAATGTGACTGTGGTTATGCTGAAGATTGTACTGATAAGTGTTGTGCTGGACGGGATTCTAATGGAAACGGATGTACACTTATGGCAGGGTCTAGTTGCAG tcCTTCCCAAGGAGGTTGCTGTGATCCAGAAACCTGTAAACCAGTCACAGATGCCCGTCAGTGTAGACCAGAAACAGACTGTGCAGCTGCATCAAACTGTT CTGGCGGAGCCACATGTCCAAATTCTACGGCTGTACCAGACTATGTAACTTATTGTAATGACTACAGTAAAGTTTGTGTTCAAGGG TTATGTACTGGGTCCCTGTGTTCAAAGGTAGACTATACTACACAGAACAAAGTAACCTGGGTAGAATGTTTTGTGGAAGCCAAAGGCGATACAGTAGCTGACAAGGAAACACAATGTCTGCTGGGTTGTA aagtgaACAACACAGATCCCTGTCACAGTTCAGAAGGTGATGCAGCTGTGAAAGCAGGACCATTTTATAGGTTAATAGAGGAAATAAGGACCAAGAAACAAGATCTAGCCTATAAAGTTGAACTACCAGCAG gATCACCATGTAACAATTACCAAGGATACTGTGATGTATTTAAACGCTGCCGAGGAGTAGACGCTGAGGGTCCATTGTCAAgattaaagaatttattatttagTACTGAAACATTCACAAACATAAAAGATTGGATAACT GAATATTGGTGGGCTGTTATACTTATTGCTATAGGACTTATATTATTTATGGGACTCTTTATAAAAGTCTGTGCGGTACACACACCCAGTAGTAATCCCAAGGCCCCACCAGCACAGAGCTGGGGTGACACCCTACGGAGGAGGAGATCACATCCACGGAACAGACAACAACAAAACGCAGGATACAGCCAAGAACCTTTAAGACAACAA
- the LOC143051569 gene encoding disintegrin and metalloproteinase domain-containing protein 10-like isoform X1, protein MKSTWIYILFQSLVSVYQTEQKSLDTYIKHYEELDYSTTDLHQSHLRTKRSLSDKKLRFRFNAFKRDFNLVLEPDKSVFTKDAWLDKHGPLDTSHIYRGTEEGTGGSSVFGYIVDGHFRGSVRIPEDTTYHIEPVKRFIGRVKELPKSHTIIYKEEHIDLDPHRLRREAENAIASCGNGNRQVHEWMETVANSADTENYRVRRSYSDDKEAFSYHNKYSEVLNREKRAPLGDKNACFLFMQADPKLFNKINSAYNNEVLAKEDIVGTFASHVDAINTIYSNTVFKTFDDSIEYKGVRFKIQRTKIMTDTSEKCGTSQAKTLCSDNIDVSNFLNENSLINHSAFCLAYIFTYRDFTQGTLGLAWVGSSGQASGGICEKYKSFPEGGKQVMKSLNTGIVTLVNYGDDVAPRVSQLTFAHEVGHNFGSPHDNGQLCAPYGTSASDAGQGNYIMYASATKGNQPHNDEFSPCSKDNMTRVMDAVFNRRYGKENCFQNDDAAFCGNSIVEAGEECDCGYAEDCTDKCCAGRDSNGNGCTLMAGSSCSPSQGGCCDPETCKPVTDARQCRPETDCAAASNCSGGATCPNSTAVPDYVTYCNDYSKVCVQGLCTGSLCSKVDYTTQNKVTWVECFVEAKGDTVADKETQCLLGCKVNNTDPCHSSEGDAAVKAGPFYRLIEEIRTKKQDLAYKVELPAGSPCNNYQGYCDVFKRCRGVDAEGPLSRLKNLLFSTETFTNIKDWITEYWWAVILIAIGLILFMGLFIKVCAVHTPSSNPKAPPAQSWGDTLRRRRSHPRNRQQQNAGYSQEPLRQQSPMGPPPPYSSSASSSSKPHPKHGKGGRGKSPGKSPGKKGKDARV, encoded by the exons AACAGAAATCCTTAGACACATATATAAAACATTATGAAGAGTTAGATTACAGTACAACAGATCTTCATCAATCACATCTACGTACGAAGCGATCATTAAGTGATAAAAAGTTGAGATTTAGATTCAATGCTTTCAAAAG AGATTTTAATTTAGTATTAGAGCCAGACAAGTCAGTTTTTACAAAAGATGCCTGGTTAGACAAGCATGGTCCTTTAGATACATCACATATATACAGAGGAACAGAGGAGG ggACAGGAGGCAGCAGTGTATTTGGTTACATTGTAGACGGACATTTTCGTGGGTCCGTCAGAATTCCAGAGGACACTACATATCATATAGAACCTGTTAAACGATTTATTGGTAGAGTCAAGGAGCTTCCTAAATCACATACTATTATTTATAAGGAGGAACATATAGATTTAGACCCACACAG gtTAAGAAGAGAAGCAGAAAATGCCATTGCATCTTGTGGAAATGGTAACAGACAAGTTCATGAATGGATGGAAACTGTGGCTAATTCAGCTGACACAGAAAACTACAGAGTCAGAAGG tcatacTCTGATGATAAGGAGGCATTTTCATACCATAACAAATATTCTGAAGTTCTAAACAGAGAGAAGCGTGCACCACTTGGCGATAAAAATGCATGCTTTCTGTTCATGCAGGCAGATCCAAAATTATTCAACAAGATAAATTCAGCTTATAAT AATGAGGTATTGGCTAAAGAAGATATAGTAGGAACTTTTGCTTCACATGTTGATGCAATTAATACAATCTATTCAAACacagtatttaaaacatttgacgACTCAATAGAATACAAAGGAGTCAGATTTAAAATCCAGAGAACTAAG ATAATGACTGATACATCAGAAAAGTGTGGAACATCCCAAGCAAAAACCCTGTGTAGCGACAACATTGACGTCAGTAACTTCCTGAATGAAAACTCACTTATTAATCATTCTGCTTTCTGTTTGGCATATATCTTTACATACAGAGACTTTACACAGGGAACACTAGGACTTGCTTGGGTTGGATCTTCTGGAC AGGCTTCTGGAGGTATTTGTGAGAAGTACAAGTCATTTCCTGAAGGTGGTAAACAAGTTATGAAGTCTCTGAACACTGGTATTGTGACTCTGGTGAATTATGGAGATGATGTAGCTCCACGTGTATCACAGCTAACATTCGCACATGAAGTTGGTCATAACTTTGGATCACCt CATGACAATGGACAGCTATGTGCCCCTTATGGTACCAGTGCATCAGATGCTGGCCAAGGTAACTACATCATGTATGCCTCGGCTACAAAGGGAAACCAGCCACATAACGATGAATTCTCGCCTTGTAGTAAAGACAACATGACCAGGGTTATGGATGCTGTGTTTAATAGAAGATATGGGAAAGAAAACTGCTTCCAAA atgaTGATGCAGCATTCTGTGGTAACAGTATTGTTGAAGCTGGAGAAGAATGTGACTGTGGTTATGCTGAAGATTGTACTGATAAGTGTTGTGCTGGACGGGATTCTAATGGAAACGGATGTACACTTATGGCAGGGTCTAGTTGCAG tcCTTCCCAAGGAGGTTGCTGTGATCCAGAAACCTGTAAACCAGTCACAGATGCCCGTCAGTGTAGACCAGAAACAGACTGTGCAGCTGCATCAAACTGTT CTGGCGGAGCCACATGTCCAAATTCTACGGCTGTACCAGACTATGTAACTTATTGTAATGACTACAGTAAAGTTTGTGTTCAAGGG TTATGTACTGGGTCCCTGTGTTCAAAGGTAGACTATACTACACAGAACAAAGTAACCTGGGTAGAATGTTTTGTGGAAGCCAAAGGCGATACAGTAGCTGACAAGGAAACACAATGTCTGCTGGGTTGTA aagtgaACAACACAGATCCCTGTCACAGTTCAGAAGGTGATGCAGCTGTGAAAGCAGGACCATTTTATAGGTTAATAGAGGAAATAAGGACCAAGAAACAAGATCTAGCCTATAAAGTTGAACTACCAGCAG gATCACCATGTAACAATTACCAAGGATACTGTGATGTATTTAAACGCTGCCGAGGAGTAGACGCTGAGGGTCCATTGTCAAgattaaagaatttattatttagTACTGAAACATTCACAAACATAAAAGATTGGATAACT GAATATTGGTGGGCTGTTATACTTATTGCTATAGGACTTATATTATTTATGGGACTCTTTATAAAAGTCTGTGCGGTACACACACCCAGTAGTAATCCCAAGGCCCCACCAGCACAGAGCTGGGGTGACACCCTACGGAGGAGGAGATCACATCCACGGAACAGACAACAACAAAACGCAGGATACAGCCAAGAACCTTTAAGACAACAA
- the LOC143051569 gene encoding disintegrin and metalloproteinase domain-containing protein 10-like isoform X3: MKSTWIYILFQSLVSVYQTEQKSLDTYIKHYEELDYSTTDLHQSHLRTKRSLSDKKLRFRFNAFKRDFNLVLEPDKSVFTKDAWLDKHGPLDTSHIYRGTEEGTGGSSVFGYIVDGHFRGSVRIPEDTTYHIEPVKRFIGRVKELPKSHTIIYKEEHIDLDPHRLRREAENAIASCGNGNRQVHEWMETVANSADTENYRVRRSYSDDKEAFSYHNKYSEVLNREKRAPLGDKNACFLFMQADPKLFNKINSAYNNEVLAKEDIVGTFASHVDAINTIYSNTVFKTFDDSIEYKGVRFKIQRTKIMTDTSEKCGTSQAKTLCSDNIDVSNFLNENSLINHSAFCLAYIFTYRDFTQGTLGLAWVGSSGQASGGICEKYKSFPEGGKQVMKSLNTGIVTLVNYGDDVAPRVSQLTFAHEVGHNFGSPHDNGQLCAPYGTSASDAGQGNYIMYASATKGNQPHNDEFSPCSKDNMTRVMDAVFNRRYGKENCFQNDDAAFCGNSIVEAGEECDCGYAEDCTDKCCAGRDSNGNGCTLMAGSSCSPSQGGCCDPETCKPVTDARQCRPETDCAAASNCSGGATCPNSTAVPDYVTYCNDYSKVCVQGLCTGSLCSKVDYTTQNKVTWVECFVEAKGDTVADKETQCLLGCKVNNTDPCHSSEGDAAVKAGPFYRLIEEIRTKKQDLAYKVELPAGSPCNNYQGYCDVFKRCRGVDAEGPLSRLKNLLFSTETFTNIKDWITEYWWAVILIAIGLILFMGLFIKVCAVHTPSSNPKAPPAQSWGDTLRRRRSHPRNRQQQNAGYSQEPLRQQKNMHVSHM, translated from the exons AACAGAAATCCTTAGACACATATATAAAACATTATGAAGAGTTAGATTACAGTACAACAGATCTTCATCAATCACATCTACGTACGAAGCGATCATTAAGTGATAAAAAGTTGAGATTTAGATTCAATGCTTTCAAAAG AGATTTTAATTTAGTATTAGAGCCAGACAAGTCAGTTTTTACAAAAGATGCCTGGTTAGACAAGCATGGTCCTTTAGATACATCACATATATACAGAGGAACAGAGGAGG ggACAGGAGGCAGCAGTGTATTTGGTTACATTGTAGACGGACATTTTCGTGGGTCCGTCAGAATTCCAGAGGACACTACATATCATATAGAACCTGTTAAACGATTTATTGGTAGAGTCAAGGAGCTTCCTAAATCACATACTATTATTTATAAGGAGGAACATATAGATTTAGACCCACACAG gtTAAGAAGAGAAGCAGAAAATGCCATTGCATCTTGTGGAAATGGTAACAGACAAGTTCATGAATGGATGGAAACTGTGGCTAATTCAGCTGACACAGAAAACTACAGAGTCAGAAGG tcatacTCTGATGATAAGGAGGCATTTTCATACCATAACAAATATTCTGAAGTTCTAAACAGAGAGAAGCGTGCACCACTTGGCGATAAAAATGCATGCTTTCTGTTCATGCAGGCAGATCCAAAATTATTCAACAAGATAAATTCAGCTTATAAT AATGAGGTATTGGCTAAAGAAGATATAGTAGGAACTTTTGCTTCACATGTTGATGCAATTAATACAATCTATTCAAACacagtatttaaaacatttgacgACTCAATAGAATACAAAGGAGTCAGATTTAAAATCCAGAGAACTAAG ATAATGACTGATACATCAGAAAAGTGTGGAACATCCCAAGCAAAAACCCTGTGTAGCGACAACATTGACGTCAGTAACTTCCTGAATGAAAACTCACTTATTAATCATTCTGCTTTCTGTTTGGCATATATCTTTACATACAGAGACTTTACACAGGGAACACTAGGACTTGCTTGGGTTGGATCTTCTGGAC AGGCTTCTGGAGGTATTTGTGAGAAGTACAAGTCATTTCCTGAAGGTGGTAAACAAGTTATGAAGTCTCTGAACACTGGTATTGTGACTCTGGTGAATTATGGAGATGATGTAGCTCCACGTGTATCACAGCTAACATTCGCACATGAAGTTGGTCATAACTTTGGATCACCt CATGACAATGGACAGCTATGTGCCCCTTATGGTACCAGTGCATCAGATGCTGGCCAAGGTAACTACATCATGTATGCCTCGGCTACAAAGGGAAACCAGCCACATAACGATGAATTCTCGCCTTGTAGTAAAGACAACATGACCAGGGTTATGGATGCTGTGTTTAATAGAAGATATGGGAAAGAAAACTGCTTCCAAA atgaTGATGCAGCATTCTGTGGTAACAGTATTGTTGAAGCTGGAGAAGAATGTGACTGTGGTTATGCTGAAGATTGTACTGATAAGTGTTGTGCTGGACGGGATTCTAATGGAAACGGATGTACACTTATGGCAGGGTCTAGTTGCAG tcCTTCCCAAGGAGGTTGCTGTGATCCAGAAACCTGTAAACCAGTCACAGATGCCCGTCAGTGTAGACCAGAAACAGACTGTGCAGCTGCATCAAACTGTT CTGGCGGAGCCACATGTCCAAATTCTACGGCTGTACCAGACTATGTAACTTATTGTAATGACTACAGTAAAGTTTGTGTTCAAGGG TTATGTACTGGGTCCCTGTGTTCAAAGGTAGACTATACTACACAGAACAAAGTAACCTGGGTAGAATGTTTTGTGGAAGCCAAAGGCGATACAGTAGCTGACAAGGAAACACAATGTCTGCTGGGTTGTA aagtgaACAACACAGATCCCTGTCACAGTTCAGAAGGTGATGCAGCTGTGAAAGCAGGACCATTTTATAGGTTAATAGAGGAAATAAGGACCAAGAAACAAGATCTAGCCTATAAAGTTGAACTACCAGCAG gATCACCATGTAACAATTACCAAGGATACTGTGATGTATTTAAACGCTGCCGAGGAGTAGACGCTGAGGGTCCATTGTCAAgattaaagaatttattatttagTACTGAAACATTCACAAACATAAAAGATTGGATAACT GAATATTGGTGGGCTGTTATACTTATTGCTATAGGACTTATATTATTTATGGGACTCTTTATAAAAGTCTGTGCGGTACACACACCCAGTAGTAATCCCAAGGCCCCACCAGCACAGAGCTGGGGTGACACCCTACGGAGGAGGAGATCACATCCACGGAACAGACAACAACAAAACGCAGGATACAGCCAAGAACCTTTAAGACAACAA
- the LOC143051569 gene encoding disintegrin and metalloproteinase domain-containing protein 10 homolog isoform X4, with protein METVANSADTENYRVRRSYSDDKEAFSYHNKYSEVLNREKRAPLGDKNACFLFMQADPKLFNKINSAYNNEVLAKEDIVGTFASHVDAINTIYSNTVFKTFDDSIEYKGVRFKIQRTKIMTDTSEKCGTSQAKTLCSDNIDVSNFLNENSLINHSAFCLAYIFTYRDFTQGTLGLAWVGSSGQASGGICEKYKSFPEGGKQVMKSLNTGIVTLVNYGDDVAPRVSQLTFAHEVGHNFGSPHDNGQLCAPYGTSASDAGQGNYIMYASATKGNQPHNDEFSPCSKDNMTRVMDAVFNRRYGKENCFQNDDAAFCGNSIVEAGEECDCGYAEDCTDKCCAGRDSNGNGCTLMAGSSCSPSQGGCCDPETCKPVTDARQCRPETDCAAASNCSGGATCPNSTAVPDYVTYCNDYSKVCVQGLCTGSLCSKVDYTTQNKVTWVECFVEAKGDTVADKETQCLLGCKVNNTDPCHSSEGDAAVKAGPFYRLIEEIRTKKQDLAYKVELPAGSPCNNYQGYCDVFKRCRGVDAEGPLSRLKNLLFSTETFTNIKDWITEYWWAVILIAIGLILFMGLFIKVCAVHTPSSNPKAPPAQSWGDTLRRRRSHPRNRQQQNAGYSQEPLRQQSPMGPPPPYSSSASSSSKPHPKHGKGGRGKSPGKSPGKKGKDARV; from the exons ATGGAAACTGTGGCTAATTCAGCTGACACAGAAAACTACAGAGTCAGAAGG tcatacTCTGATGATAAGGAGGCATTTTCATACCATAACAAATATTCTGAAGTTCTAAACAGAGAGAAGCGTGCACCACTTGGCGATAAAAATGCATGCTTTCTGTTCATGCAGGCAGATCCAAAATTATTCAACAAGATAAATTCAGCTTATAAT AATGAGGTATTGGCTAAAGAAGATATAGTAGGAACTTTTGCTTCACATGTTGATGCAATTAATACAATCTATTCAAACacagtatttaaaacatttgacgACTCAATAGAATACAAAGGAGTCAGATTTAAAATCCAGAGAACTAAG ATAATGACTGATACATCAGAAAAGTGTGGAACATCCCAAGCAAAAACCCTGTGTAGCGACAACATTGACGTCAGTAACTTCCTGAATGAAAACTCACTTATTAATCATTCTGCTTTCTGTTTGGCATATATCTTTACATACAGAGACTTTACACAGGGAACACTAGGACTTGCTTGGGTTGGATCTTCTGGAC AGGCTTCTGGAGGTATTTGTGAGAAGTACAAGTCATTTCCTGAAGGTGGTAAACAAGTTATGAAGTCTCTGAACACTGGTATTGTGACTCTGGTGAATTATGGAGATGATGTAGCTCCACGTGTATCACAGCTAACATTCGCACATGAAGTTGGTCATAACTTTGGATCACCt CATGACAATGGACAGCTATGTGCCCCTTATGGTACCAGTGCATCAGATGCTGGCCAAGGTAACTACATCATGTATGCCTCGGCTACAAAGGGAAACCAGCCACATAACGATGAATTCTCGCCTTGTAGTAAAGACAACATGACCAGGGTTATGGATGCTGTGTTTAATAGAAGATATGGGAAAGAAAACTGCTTCCAAA atgaTGATGCAGCATTCTGTGGTAACAGTATTGTTGAAGCTGGAGAAGAATGTGACTGTGGTTATGCTGAAGATTGTACTGATAAGTGTTGTGCTGGACGGGATTCTAATGGAAACGGATGTACACTTATGGCAGGGTCTAGTTGCAG tcCTTCCCAAGGAGGTTGCTGTGATCCAGAAACCTGTAAACCAGTCACAGATGCCCGTCAGTGTAGACCAGAAACAGACTGTGCAGCTGCATCAAACTGTT CTGGCGGAGCCACATGTCCAAATTCTACGGCTGTACCAGACTATGTAACTTATTGTAATGACTACAGTAAAGTTTGTGTTCAAGGG TTATGTACTGGGTCCCTGTGTTCAAAGGTAGACTATACTACACAGAACAAAGTAACCTGGGTAGAATGTTTTGTGGAAGCCAAAGGCGATACAGTAGCTGACAAGGAAACACAATGTCTGCTGGGTTGTA aagtgaACAACACAGATCCCTGTCACAGTTCAGAAGGTGATGCAGCTGTGAAAGCAGGACCATTTTATAGGTTAATAGAGGAAATAAGGACCAAGAAACAAGATCTAGCCTATAAAGTTGAACTACCAGCAG gATCACCATGTAACAATTACCAAGGATACTGTGATGTATTTAAACGCTGCCGAGGAGTAGACGCTGAGGGTCCATTGTCAAgattaaagaatttattatttagTACTGAAACATTCACAAACATAAAAGATTGGATAACT GAATATTGGTGGGCTGTTATACTTATTGCTATAGGACTTATATTATTTATGGGACTCTTTATAAAAGTCTGTGCGGTACACACACCCAGTAGTAATCCCAAGGCCCCACCAGCACAGAGCTGGGGTGACACCCTACGGAGGAGGAGATCACATCCACGGAACAGACAACAACAAAACGCAGGATACAGCCAAGAACCTTTAAGACAACAA